Within Paeniglutamicibacter psychrophenolicus, the genomic segment GAGCAACGCGTCAAGACCGACTCCTGAGCGTGCCTTCGGTAACAAAGGGGTACCGAAGTGTCCCCGACCTGCCCCAAAGGGCGGGTCGGGGTCCGGCCTTGGCCATACGATAGGTAGTAGTCCCCCTGGAAGGAAATGGCCACCCATGTCGAAGAGCCCCGAAGATGCGCTGCGCGCCACGCTGGCCCGCGTTGCACCCGGAACGGAGCTGCGCGACGGGTTGGAGCGCATCCTGCGCGGACGCACCGGCGCACTGATCGTGCTGGGGCACGACCGGGTGGTCGATTCGATCTGCTCCGGCGGCTTCGACATCAGCATTGCCTTCTCCCCCACCAGGTTGCGCGAGCTGGCCAAGATGGACGGGGCGATCGTCTGCGACAAGGACGGTTCCAACATCCTGCGCGCCGGGGTGCAGCTGGTCCCGGACCACTCGATCCCCACCCAGGAATCGGGAACCCGGCACCGCACCGCCGAGCGCGTGGCCATCCAGACCGGCTTCCCGGTCGTCTCGGTCTCGCAGTCGATGCACATCATCGCCCTGTACGTGCAGGGCATCCGCTACCTGCTCGAGGGCTCCGAACCGGTGCTTGCCCGCGGCAACCAGGCCCTGGCCACCCTGGAACGCTACCGCTCGCGCCTCGACCAGGTCACCAGTGCGCTGTCCGCGGCGGAGATCGAGGCCGTCGTGACGGTCCGCGACGTCGCGGCGGTGCTGCAGCGCCAGGAAATGGTGCGCCGCATCTCCGAGGAGATCGCCCAGTACGTGCTGGAGCTCGGCGCCGATGGCCGGTTGCTCGCGCTGCAGCTCGACGAGCTTTCCGCGGGCCTTGGCCCGGGCTCGGACCTGCTGCTGAAGGACTACTCGAACCTGGGCCGCGAGGAACTGGACATCGAGGCGGCGCTGAAGAAGCTGCAGGGCCTTGATTCCACCGACCTGATCGACCTGGGCAAGTTCGCCGCCATCCTGGGCATCAGCCCCGGCATCGATTCGCTCGAGGCCGTCGTGGCACCCAAGGGACACCGGTTGCTGGCGGGCATCAAGTCGGTGCCGCGCGCGGTGGCCGACCGGCTGGTCAACAACTTCGGCGGCCTGCAGCGGCTGATGGCCGCCAACATCGAGGATTTGATGGCGGTGGACGGGATCGGCGAGCAGCGCGCCCGCACCGTGCGCGAGGGGCTCTCGCGCGTCGCCGAGTCCTCGCTGCTGGACCGCTTCCTCTAGACCGGGACGCCGGCCGGCCGCCGCGCTACTTCAGTTCGAACTTCGCGGTCTCGCTGCTCAGGTCCCCCAGTTTCGCGGTGAATCCGTACCAGCCGGGCCGCGGCTTGGCGCTGACGATTTTGCAGCCCGGTGCGCTGCGCACCCGGGTCCAGGTGAAGCGGGCGGTCTCGCTGGAGCCTGGCTTGATGGTGATTTCGGTGTCCATCGGATCCTGGACGCAGTCCGAGGTGGCGAAGATCCGGTCCGAGCCGCTCGTCACGGAAAACTCCTGCTGGCTGGTGCCCACATTGACCTTGCAGTCGAATTTCCCCTCGTTCTTGATGGTCATCACCAGCACCGGGTTCTGCGCCGGCCCGTGCGTGCCCTGGGCGGTGGAAGCACCGATCACCACGTCGCCCTCGAGGCAGTCTGTCGCTTCGTCGGAGGGTTCGGTGCCCGGCTCCTGGGAGGGCTGTGGCGAAGTGCTGCTTGTCCCGCCGGCCACCGGGTCGGTCCCGGTGGCGCCGGGATCCGCTGGCCGCAACATCGAGGCCATGCCGAATCCTGCCCACAACAAAAGCCCCGCGACAACCAGCAGGGAAATGAACACCGCGAGTCGACGACGCCGAAAAACCCGTGCGGAGGGACGGGTGGAACGGACCTGCTTTTGTGCCATGCCTCAAGGCTACGAAACCAATCGTTTTGATCCCGACTCCCACGCCGCCAGCTAGAGTGATATCGCCAGCATTCCCCTTCCAGCCAAAGGAATTCCCCTGACCGTGCCGCACCCCGACCTTCCGAGAATCCACCGTGAAATCAACGACTGGTATCTCTCCCACGCCCGCGACCTGCCGTGGCGCCGCGAGTCTGCCGGGGCGTGGGCCGTGATGGTCTCGGAGTTCATGCTGCAGCAGACCCCGGTGGTTCGGGTGCTCCCGGTGTGGGAGGCCTGGATTGAGCGCTGGCCCACCCCGGCCGCGCTGGCCGCCGAACAGGTCGCCGAGGCCGTCAAGGCCTGGGGCCGGCTGGGGTACCCGCGCCGGGCACTGCGCCTGCATGCCGCCGCCACCGTGATCGCCAACGAACATGGCGGCCAGGTCCCGGGCACCGAGGCGGAGCTGCTCGCCCTTCCCGGAATCGGCACCTACACCGCCGCGGCCATAGCGTGCTTCGCCTTCAAGGTCCCCACCGTGGTGGTGGACACCAACATCCGCCGGGTCCACGCCCGGCTGGTCAGCGGCAGGGCGTTGCCCGAGCAGAACCAGAACGCAGCCGAACTCGCACTGGCCGCACGCCTGCTTCCCGAATCCGGCCCCGGGAATCCTGAGGGCACGGCGCTGGCCAACGGCTGGAACATCGCGGTGATGGAGCTCGGCGCCCTGGTGTGCACGGCCCGTTCCCCGCGCTGCGAGGACTGCCCGGTGATCGAGAGCTGTGCCTGGATTGCCGCCGGGCGGCCCGAACCCCACTACAAGCCCAAGGGCCAGCCGTGGCACGGCACGGACCGGCAGGTGCGCGGGGCAATGATGGCGGTGCTGCGGCACTCCGCCGGCCCGGTGGACCGCTCCGAGCTGCTCGGGGTCCCCGACCTTGCGCTCGAGGGGCAGGACGCCCGACCGCTGAACCCGGCCCGCGAGGCCGAGCCCATCCACCAGGCGTGGGTCGGCCTGCACGCGCTGGAAGCCGGTGCCGAGCAACGCGAACGCGCCCTGGATTCCCTGCTGGCCGACGGCCTTGCACAGCATTCCGCCGCGGGCATCAGCCTGCCGCACTGATCCGTTCCGGGCGGCACGCTATGCGGTCGCCGTGCCGCGCAGCGACGTGAAGTCTGCATCGCGCCGACCCAGCACCGCCGCAATCCCCTCGGCTGCCTCGTCATCGCCCTGGCTGGCGACCATGGCATCGGCCTCGCGTTCCATCTGCTCCGCCAGGGTGTGCATGCGGGCGTCCCGGCACAGCCCAAGGATCCTTCCGGTGGCCCGTTCCGGCCCTGTGGCCAGCTGCCGGGCCAACTCGATCGCCTCGCCCACGGCATGCCCCTTCTCCACCAACGTCGTAACGACGCCCAGCTGGTGCATCCGCTCCGCGCCCTGGCGTTCACCCGTGAGGCACATGTGCGTCAGCGCCTGGCGCGGCATCGATTCGGCCAGCAACGCGGTGAGCCCGCCATCGGGGGTCAGCCCCGCCCTGATGTAGGAAGCGGCGAAGAACGCGTTGCGTGCGGCCACCAGCAGGTCCCCGGCGAGCGCAAGCGCCATGCCTGCACCGGTCGCCCCGCCTTCCACGGCCATGATGACGGGCTTGGGGCTTCTCCTGATGTCCAGGATTGTCTTGTGGAGCAGCTCGAGTCGCTCCCGGCGCACCTCGGGACCCCGCTCCCTGTTGGCGGCAAGTTCGTTGAGGTTGCCGCCGGAGCAGAAGAACCCGCCGGCGCCGGTGAATACGATGGCCCCCACGGTGCTGTCGGCGGCCGCCCGTGCCAGTTCCTTGCTGGCTGCACGGAAGAACTCCGGTCCTATCGCGTTGCGCAGCGAGGGGTTGTTGATGGCCAGCACCAGGACCGGGCCCTCGGTGCGGACCAGGAGAACATCGTTGTTCATGAGGCGGACTCCTGTCCAGGGTCGTTGAAGCACTTCGGGGTCGGGGACCACCCCCACGCGCGAAACGGCGCTACGGCCCCGGGCCGAGGTGATCATCATGCTAACCCACCGGGGGAAGCCAAGACCGCCACGCTTCCCCGCGCATGATCCACGGATCGCCCCCTCCCCGCCCTTGGCTTCGCACGGTGGTTGACCGGATGCTTCCTTCCCGCGATGCCAAGGATCCGGAAGGCAAGCCATGTCGTATACCCGTGATTACCACTTGGCACTGTGAACCAGGGCACGTTTTGGGCTAACGTCCAGAGCGTGAGCGTTCTTTATTTGATCCGTCACGGACAAGCATCCTTCGGGACAGACGATTACGATCGGCTGTCCCCCCGCGGCCTGGACCAGAGCCAGGTGCTGGGTACCCATTTGTTGCGCGCCGGCGCGACTCCCGCGCGCGTTGTTGCAGGCGACATGAAAAGGCAGCGCCAGACGGCGCAGGGCATCATCGATGCCGCCGACTGGTCCAACAACCTGGAAATCGATCCCGGATGGGACGAATTCAATGCCACCGAGGTGATCGACGCGTATCCCGAGGGCGACCCGAATGCCAAGAGCGATTCGCGTGCCTTCCAGCGCCTGCTCGAAAAGTCCTCCGCCCGCTGGGCCTCCGGGGAACACGACGCGGACTACCGGGAAACCTTCACCGCCTTCACCCGGCGCATCGATGAGGCGCTGGACCGCTCCATCGCGGACCTCGGCTCCGGCAAGAGCGCCGTGGTCGTCTCCAGCTCCGGGGTCGTGGCCTGGGTGGCCACCCGGCTGCTGAACGGCGGCTTCGACCAGTGGCTCGCACTGAACCGGGTCACCGTGAACTCCGGGGTCACCAAGATCGTTTTCGGTGCCTCGGGCAAGACCATGGTGACCTACAACGAGCACGGACACCTCCCCCACTCCTGGATCACCTACCGCTAGGGCGGCAAGGGCTTCGACTTCACTCCCGAGACAAGGAAACAGGTTTAACCATGACTGAAATCAAGCGCACGGCCATCGTCACCGGAGCAGGCCGCGGCATCGGCGCCGACATCGCCCGCCGCCTGGCCTCCGACGGATTCAACGTCGCGGCGATCGACCTCGACCAGAAGGGCCTCGATGCCCTCACCGCGGAGCTGACCGCGGCCGGCCACCGGGCCATCGGCATCGTCGCCGACATCTCCGACGAGGCGGCAGTCGACGCGGCCGTGGAGCGCACCGCCACCGAGCTGGGCGCACCGACCGTGGTGGTCAACAATGCGGGCATCATCCGCGACAACCTGCTGTTCAAGATGTCGGTCTCCGACTGGGACCTGGTCATGAACGTGCACCTGCGCGGCTCCTTCCTGGTCTCCCGCGCCGCCCAGAAGCACATGGTCGAAGCCAAGTGGGGCCGCATCGTGAACCTCTCGAGCACCTCGGCGCTGGGCAACCGCGGCCAGGCCAACTACTCGGCCGCCAAGGCCGGCCTGCAGGGCTTCACCAAGACCCTGGCCCTGGAGCTTGGCCCGTTCGGCGTCACCGCCAACGCCATCGCACCGGGCTTCATCGAAACCGAGATGACCGCCTCCACCGCCGAGCGCATGGGCATCACCTTCGAGGAATTCACCTCCAAGGCCGCCGCCGCGATCCCGGTGCGCCGCACCGGAAAGCCCGCTGACATCGCCAACGCCGTGTCCTTCTTCGCCTCCGAGAACGCCGGTTTCGTCTCCGGCCAGGTGCTGTACGTGGCGGGCGGGCCGAAGGCATGAGGATCTTCAACGGCATCGACGAGTTCGAAAAACACGTCGGCGAGGAACTCGGCGTCACCGCATGGCGCACCATCACCCAGGAGGACATCGACGCGTTCGCCAAGGTGACCAACGACCACCAGTGGATCCACGTCGACACCGAGCGTGCCGCCTCCGGCCCGTTCGGCACCACCCTGGTGCACGGCTACATGACCCTGGCCCTGGTCTCCGGTTTCATGTTCGACACCTACCGCGTCGACGGGCTGTCCATGGGCGTGAACTACGGATCGAACAAGGTCCGCTACCCGGCCCCGGTCCTGGTCGGCTCGCGCGTGCGCGGCCGCATCAAGCTGGTCCAACTGGACCGGCAGGACGGCTGGGCCCAGTCCACCGTCCAGGTCACCGTCGAGCAGGAGCTCAACGGGGAGGCCAAGAAGCCCGGCTGCGTCGCCGAGGTCGTTTCCCGTCTCTACGAGGCCCCGGCCCCGGCAACGGGCAACTGACACAGGCGCCCGCAAACACCACCGATCCAGTTCCAATCCAAGGAGTCCGCCATGCCCAGAGCAGCCATCGTTGCAACCGCCCGCACACCCATCGGCAAGGCGTACCGCGGGGCCTTCAACAACACCACCGCTCCCGAACTTGCGGGGCACGCGATTGCCGCGGCGCTGGCCAAGACGGGAATCGACCCGGCCCTGGTCGAGGACGTCGTCCTGGGTGCCGCGGCGCAACAGGGCACCCAAAGCTTCAACCTGGCCCGGCAGGCCGCGCTGCGTGCGGGCCTGCCGGTCACGGTTCCCGGGCAGACCATCGACAGGCAGTGCTCCTCCGGGTTGATGGCCGTCGCGACCGCGGCCAAACAGATCCTCTTCGATTCCATGGACGTGGCCATCGGCGGCGGGGTCGAATCCATTTCACTGGTGCAGAACGAGCACTACAACAAGTACCGCAGCCGCGATCCCTGGCTCGAGGCCAACTTCCCCGGCACCTACATGCCCATGCTGCGCACCGCCGAGCTCGTGGCCGAACGCTATGGCATCGGCCGCGAGGCACAGGATGCGATGGGTGCGCAATCCCAGCGGCGGGCAGCCCAGGCCCAGGCGAGCGGCAGGTTCGATGACGAGATCACCCCTATCCGGGTGACCACGCTGAAGACCGACAAGGAAAGCGGCGAGGTCACCGAGTTCGAGCAGCTGGTCTCGGCGGACGAGGGCGTGCGCGCCGGAACCACCCTCGAAACCCTGGCCAAGCTCCGCACCGTCCTGCAGCCCGGGGAATTCACGGCGAACCCTACCGTGACCGCTGGCAACGCTTCCCAGCTGTCCGACGGTGCCTCGGCCAACGTGCTGATGAACAGCGACTACGCCGCGTCCCTGGGCCTGGCTCCGCTGGGCTACTACTGCGGCATCGCCGTGACCGGGTGCGAGCCCGACGAGATGGGCGTTGGTCCGGTCACCGCGATCCCGCGGCTGCTGAAGAACCACGGGCTCACCGTGGAGGACATCGGGGTGTGGGAGCTGAACGAGGCCTTCGCCTCGCAGGCCGCCTACTGCCGCGACTTCCTGGGGATCGATCCGGAGAAAATGAACGTCAACGGCGGGGCCATCGCCCTGGGCCACCCGTACGGGATGACCGGTTCGCGGGCCGTGGGCTCCGCGCTGCTCGAGGCCCGGCGCCGCGGCGAGCAATTCGTTGTCATCTCCATGTGCGTGGGCGGCGGCCAGGGTGCCGCCGGCCTCTTCGAGGTCGCCCGCTAGAGGCCCAAGCCCCGCAAGCCAACGCATTCCAGGCGGTTCCCGTCGGCAGCATGCCGAAGGGAGCCGCCTGGCTGTTTGCCCGCCCTATTGCAGCGGGGAGAACGTTGCGGGGGCCAGGAGCTTGAGAACCGTGGACAGCGGCTCCGGTCCCCCGGCCGGCAGCGCGGCCGGCGCACGGCGCTCCCCGTCGGAGTGCGCCCAGATCTGGACGATCCCGTTGGTCTGCCCGAATTCCAGGCGCCCCGCCAGCACCAGTTCGTCACTGCCGCTGCGTTCCTCGATCGCCTTCGACCAGGCCTCGCCCGCGGCCCGCAGGTCCGAGACCCTGAAGTAGTCGTAGCGGATCTCAAAGACCGGGCCGATGGCGGCAACGCCGCGGTGCTGGACGAAATCGAACGGGACGACCAGCTCCACCATCATCCGCTCAACGAAGGGGCCAGTCGCCGGAGGCCAGTTCGGGTGTTGCGCCGCCTGTGCGCGCCGCTCGGTGCGTTCGGCCAGGTCCCGGTAGGGCCACACGTGGATAACTTCGCTCTGCGGCGCAGACGTGGTGCGCCAGAATCCCGTCAGGGGCGAGTATGCCGCGCGGTCGACGTAGCCGGCGCCGAACCGCCGTTCGAACTCCTGCACATTCGCGGAGGCCACCTGGTAGGAACGAATCTCGTAAATCATGGGCATTTCCTATCCCTGTTGGTTGGACGGCTTCCCCCGTGCCGGGGGTCCGGAAAACCTATGGCAATAGCGCTGCGGCCCCGGCGGCCGCGCATTGCTCGTCCTGCTCGCCGGTGCCGCCGCCCACCCCGCAGGCCCCGGCCAACACGCCGTCAATGAAGATCGGCACGGCGCCCTTGGCGTAGAAGATGTGCCCGCCCTCGGCCTGGGCAATGCCGAGCATGATCGGCGAGGAGGCCCGCTCGGTGAGCAGGCCGCTGGGCTTGGCGAACGCGGCGGAGGCTACGGCCTTGCCCTGCGAGCCATAACCGGCGCCCCAGTGCCCGCCGTCCATCCGCCCGAAGGCCAGCAGGCGGCCACCGGCGTCGCAGACCGAGACGCTGATCCTGATGTCCAATTCCGTGGCCTTGTCGATGGCGCTTGCGATGGCGAGGTTTGCCTGGGCGAGGGTGAGTGTCATGAGGTGTCTTTCGGTTGGCGTGAAAAATGATCCAGGGATTCCGCAGACGCCTGGCCCATGGCCCGGAACATCGACAACGCGGAGTTGGCCAGATGTGGCTTGATCTTCGCCGCCCAGTCGCCCCGGGCGGATGCGGCCTTCCATTCCGGGGTCTGCGGCAGCTCCGGGGAGTTCACCCGGTAAAGCGTTGCGTAGCGCTGCATGCCGGTACTTGACCGTTCCAGGACGTAGCGCTGGACGCCCAGGACCCCGGGGACCTGGGCAATGAACGGCACGTGTTGCGTGTCGTAGATGCGGTTGAACTCGTCCTCGAACTCCTCGGGGATATCGAGCTGGACGAGCCACAGGTACTCGGGTTCTTCCTTCACAGGCCTTGCCTTTCGAAAGACGTTCGGGCACGTTTCACGGGAATTCCAGTGAAAACACGTTGGCCGGCGCCTCGGCATGGCCGTGGTCGCGCGGCAACCGATCCGCCATGGCCAGGGCGTGGGGCGCCCCTTCCAACAGCTGCGCGAACATCCGCCCATCGAGGTCCAACCCCGCCCGGGCGGCGGCCCACTGGCATGCTGCGCGCAGCGCAGGGTCCGGGTCCCCGGTGCCGGCGGCAGCCGGCCGGGGTCCTTCCACCGGCGGGGCCACGGCGCCGGCGGGCAGTTCGGCACGGCGCCGGTGCCACCCGGTCGCCGACTGGTAGGCATGGCCGATCCGCAGGATCGCTTCCTCGCCGAAGGGCCGGCCGAGGATCTGCATGCCCAGCGGCATCCCGCCCGCGCCGAAGCCGTTGGGCAGCGCAAGGACCGGCTGGCCGGTGACGTTGGCCGCGGCGTAAGGGTTCGCGTGTTTCCAGAACCCCAGCGGGTCATGTGCGGAAAAGGGCGGCGCCTCGCCCGCACAGGTGGTGATGAAGGCGTCGAAGCGCCGGTACAGGGGCTTCATTCCGGCGATCGCCCGCCGGTGTTCCCGGCCGGCCCGCACCAGGTCGTTGGCGCTGAACAGCACGGCCGGCAGCATCCGGCCCAGGATGTCGGCGCCGAAGTCCCCGGGACGCTCGGCCAGCGCGGCCTGGTGCACGTTGAGGATCTCGGTTTCCGCGATGACCGTCTTGATGTCGTTGTAGCCTTGCAGCGGCCCCATGGTGCAGTCCTCCACGACTGCGCCCAGTTCCACCAGCACGCACAGGGCGGCCTCCATGGCCCGGCGCTCTTCGGCGCTCGCGGAGGACTCCTCCTCCCACTGGTGGCGCAGCACCCCGATGCGCACCCCGCGCAGGTCCACGGTCAGGGCACCGCGGTAGTCGGGCAGGGTGCGGGCAACGCTCGCCGGGTCGCCGGGGTCGCGTCCCGCGATCCCCTGGAGCAGGATGGCGCAATCCATCACCGTCTTGCCCATGGGGCCGACGCGGTCGAAGGTGTGGGAGTGGGGGATCGTCCCGGACCGGCCCACCAGGCCGGGGGTCGGCATCAATCCGGTGATGCCGCAGCGGGAGGCCGGCACGCGGATCGAACCACCGGTGTCGGT encodes:
- the disA gene encoding DNA integrity scanning diadenylate cyclase DisA: MSKSPEDALRATLARVAPGTELRDGLERILRGRTGALIVLGHDRVVDSICSGGFDISIAFSPTRLRELAKMDGAIVCDKDGSNILRAGVQLVPDHSIPTQESGTRHRTAERVAIQTGFPVVSVSQSMHIIALYVQGIRYLLEGSEPVLARGNQALATLERYRSRLDQVTSALSAAEIEAVVTVRDVAAVLQRQEMVRRISEEIAQYVLELGADGRLLALQLDELSAGLGPGSDLLLKDYSNLGREELDIEAALKKLQGLDSTDLIDLGKFAAILGISPGIDSLEAVVAPKGHRLLAGIKSVPRAVADRLVNNFGGLQRLMAANIEDLMAVDGIGEQRARTVREGLSRVAESSLLDRFL
- a CDS encoding A/G-specific adenine glycosylase, which translates into the protein MPHPDLPRIHREINDWYLSHARDLPWRRESAGAWAVMVSEFMLQQTPVVRVLPVWEAWIERWPTPAALAAEQVAEAVKAWGRLGYPRRALRLHAAATVIANEHGGQVPGTEAELLALPGIGTYTAAAIACFAFKVPTVVVDTNIRRVHARLVSGRALPEQNQNAAELALAARLLPESGPGNPEGTALANGWNIAVMELGALVCTARSPRCEDCPVIESCAWIAAGRPEPHYKPKGQPWHGTDRQVRGAMMAVLRHSAGPVDRSELLGVPDLALEGQDARPLNPAREAEPIHQAWVGLHALEAGAEQRERALDSLLADGLAQHSAAGISLPH
- a CDS encoding oxepin-CoA hydrolase, alternative type is translated as MNNDVLLVRTEGPVLVLAINNPSLRNAIGPEFFRAASKELARAAADSTVGAIVFTGAGGFFCSGGNLNELAANRERGPEVRRERLELLHKTILDIRRSPKPVIMAVEGGATGAGMALALAGDLLVAARNAFFAASYIRAGLTPDGGLTALLAESMPRQALTHMCLTGERQGAERMHQLGVVTTLVEKGHAVGEAIELARQLATGPERATGRILGLCRDARMHTLAEQMEREADAMVASQGDDEAAEGIAAVLGRRDADFTSLRGTATA
- a CDS encoding histidine phosphatase family protein, yielding MSVLYLIRHGQASFGTDDYDRLSPRGLDQSQVLGTHLLRAGATPARVVAGDMKRQRQTAQGIIDAADWSNNLEIDPGWDEFNATEVIDAYPEGDPNAKSDSRAFQRLLEKSSARWASGEHDADYRETFTAFTRRIDEALDRSIADLGSGKSAVVVSSSGVVAWVATRLLNGGFDQWLALNRVTVNSGVTKIVFGASGKTMVTYNEHGHLPHSWITYR
- a CDS encoding SDR family oxidoreductase; translation: MTEIKRTAIVTGAGRGIGADIARRLASDGFNVAAIDLDQKGLDALTAELTAAGHRAIGIVADISDEAAVDAAVERTATELGAPTVVVNNAGIIRDNLLFKMSVSDWDLVMNVHLRGSFLVSRAAQKHMVEAKWGRIVNLSSTSALGNRGQANYSAAKAGLQGFTKTLALELGPFGVTANAIAPGFIETEMTASTAERMGITFEEFTSKAAAAIPVRRTGKPADIANAVSFFASENAGFVSGQVLYVAGGPKA
- a CDS encoding MaoC family dehydratase, producing the protein MRIFNGIDEFEKHVGEELGVTAWRTITQEDIDAFAKVTNDHQWIHVDTERAASGPFGTTLVHGYMTLALVSGFMFDTYRVDGLSMGVNYGSNKVRYPAPVLVGSRVRGRIKLVQLDRQDGWAQSTVQVTVEQELNGEAKKPGCVAEVVSRLYEAPAPATGN
- a CDS encoding acetyl-CoA C-acyltransferase is translated as MPRAAIVATARTPIGKAYRGAFNNTTAPELAGHAIAAALAKTGIDPALVEDVVLGAAAQQGTQSFNLARQAALRAGLPVTVPGQTIDRQCSSGLMAVATAAKQILFDSMDVAIGGGVESISLVQNEHYNKYRSRDPWLEANFPGTYMPMLRTAELVAERYGIGREAQDAMGAQSQRRAAQAQASGRFDDEITPIRVTTLKTDKESGEVTEFEQLVSADEGVRAGTTLETLAKLRTVLQPGEFTANPTVTAGNASQLSDGASANVLMNSDYAASLGLAPLGYYCGIAVTGCEPDEMGVGPVTAIPRLLKNHGLTVEDIGVWELNEAFASQAAYCRDFLGIDPEKMNVNGGAIALGHPYGMTGSRAVGSALLEARRRGEQFVVISMCVGGGQGAAGLFEVAR
- a CDS encoding NIPSNAP family protein, whose product is MIYEIRSYQVASANVQEFERRFGAGYVDRAAYSPLTGFWRTTSAPQSEVIHVWPYRDLAERTERRAQAAQHPNWPPATGPFVERMMVELVVPFDFVQHRGVAAIGPVFEIRYDYFRVSDLRAAGEAWSKAIEERSGSDELVLAGRLEFGQTNGIVQIWAHSDGERRAPAALPAGGPEPLSTVLKLLAPATFSPLQ
- a CDS encoding GlcG/HbpS family heme-binding protein is translated as MTLTLAQANLAIASAIDKATELDIRISVSVCDAGGRLLAFGRMDGGHWGAGYGSQGKAVASAAFAKPSGLLTERASSPIMLGIAQAEGGHIFYAKGAVPIFIDGVLAGACGVGGGTGEQDEQCAAAGAAALLP
- a CDS encoding DUF4286 family protein gives rise to the protein MKEEPEYLWLVQLDIPEEFEDEFNRIYDTQHVPFIAQVPGVLGVQRYVLERSSTGMQRYATLYRVNSPELPQTPEWKAASARGDWAAKIKPHLANSALSMFRAMGQASAESLDHFSRQPKDTS
- a CDS encoding amidase, translated to METSIQATELHQLTIAQAGELIRSRALSPLEYARALVARAEALEPQVNSFITRTFEQALDAAHAAESEIAAGEYRGPLHGIPFALKDCINTAGIPTTGHSRVLASNVPDRDAGVAAKLKQAGAVMMGKVAMHELAHGGPSFDAPWPPARNPWNLSRVTGGSSSGSAAAIAAGLVPASIGTDTGGSIRVPASRCGITGLMPTPGLVGRSGTIPHSHTFDRVGPMGKTVMDCAILLQGIAGRDPGDPASVARTLPDYRGALTVDLRGVRIGVLRHQWEEESSASAEERRAMEAALCVLVELGAVVEDCTMGPLQGYNDIKTVIAETEILNVHQAALAERPGDFGADILGRMLPAVLFSANDLVRAGREHRRAIAGMKPLYRRFDAFITTCAGEAPPFSAHDPLGFWKHANPYAAANVTGQPVLALPNGFGAGGMPLGMQILGRPFGEEAILRIGHAYQSATGWHRRRAELPAGAVAPPVEGPRPAAAGTGDPDPALRAACQWAAARAGLDLDGRMFAQLLEGAPHALAMADRLPRDHGHAEAPANVFSLEFP